DNA sequence from the Strigops habroptila isolate Jane chromosome 4, bStrHab1.2.pri, whole genome shotgun sequence genome:
gagaagggaggaaaagaaccCACTGAAAAGCCAGCGAGGGGAAAGCCTGGCTGTAGCCTCAGCTCAGCTTGTACCCTGAGAACGTGGCTGGATCCTGGTGGATACGTGCTCCATGCTCCAGTAAAGCAGATCCTTCCTCTCCCAGGGCGCGTTCTGGGGCCTGATAATCGGGCTGCTGCTGGGCGTCATTCGGCTGGTGCTGGACTTCATCTACCCAGAGCCTCAGTGCGGAGAGACCGACCTGCGCCCGAGCGTGGTGAAGTACATGCACTACCTCTACTTCTCCATGGTCCTGGCCGCCATCTCCACGCTGACCGTGCTGGTCGTGAGCATGCTCACCGAGCCCCCCTCGGAGGAAATGGTGCGTCACCCTTCAGGGTTCTTGTGTTATCTGTAAATGGTTTCCAGGATGCTCCACGCTACATCCATGGGAATAATGTGGGGATAAATAATCTAGAAATGGAAGTTTCCATTCAGTATTTACAATCGCACTTGCAATAACCGCTAACAGCAAcccctcctctgctccagcaccctgcTGCCATTTAGGTCCCATAAATCCAGAGTCCCACCCTGGAAACTGGTGAACAGTAGATGCTACAAAGAGCTGCTCTTAAAGCTTGAACATGTGTGTTTAACTATGACAAAttagcttttttccctctattttcCAAGAAATTTCAGCTTCTGGGTCATCTTTATCAACTCTCTTACTAATTTAGTGAGGAACCATTTTTActcacaggaaaagagaaatcaaggGCAGAGAGCAACCTCCCCTGGAACAGGTTTGTGCCAGTTTGACTGTTTTCAGTAGATAGAATGAGGCTACAGAGAAACATTACTAGGAGAAAGGAGGGCCAGAAATCAAACAGCCAACGCATCCTCTTGCTTGGAGACAGCACTAACCTGACACCTTTCTGAACTTACTCTGAGAGGGAGAATGCCCAGGGGGGCGTGTGGTCACTTCGAGAGCCCGCTTCCCTCCCAGTAGCAGATTTTCCTCATCTCCAACCCGAATCTTTGCAGCTTCACGTTGTTCTCATCCCTTCCTGTCTGCCCTATCCTCGATATTGAGAACTTTCCTCTTTAATGAGTCTTTCATATATTTGGAGAAAATCCTAACTCCCACCTGCCTTCTCTCAGCAACCCAAGTTCTTTGAGTCATTCCTCTCTGGCCACAATTTCCATTCTTTTTGCTCACTGACCCGCTCTCAGTCTGCATCCAGTGATGGTCCTGTGCAGAAATGCTTCCTCCTTGGTTAAAGAGAGAACAGCGTCCTTCAGAGCGTAGCTGTGCAGACAACTGTCGTGTTCCAGACCCAACTATGCTGATGGTAGCCATCGCTTCTGTAGTTACCAGCTGAGCACTTGGctgttcccctgctccagcagagcaggagaacagGTTTCGGCCCCTCTAAGTATTCTctctgcaggctctgctgctgaggcagTCCTTTAAGCAACCATAAAGCAGTTTCCTTTAACACCGCTCTTCATGCCATCAGATAAGTCGGCTTACCTGGTTCACACGCGGGGATCTACCAGCCAAGACAGACCTAGCAGTCAGCACTTCCCCTGATGCTGCAAAAGGAGTGTGTGAAGCTGAGCGCCCAGCTCTCCAGATTGATATAAGCATTGCTTCTGAGAATAGTTCAAATGATAATAAATGTAAGTGCTCCACCGTCGTACCCAGTAACACCTACACTTAACCCTAGGCACTGTGTAAAGGCTTTGAAGACAAGAAACGTTAAACCCCCTTCCTCTGGATTTCGGTCACTTCAGGGCATGCCAAAAAGTTTTACCTGACAGTTTTACCTAAGCACGAGTTTAGTTTCTCTTCCATCTCTTGATGGCACTACATATGCTTGGAATCAAGGAGGAGCTGATGGGATACAGAAAACCATGCCCGTTGTCCTGCGCTAGCTGCGGGTGCTGCCAGGAGAAGTGGCTGGAAAAGGGGAGGGTGGAGGCAAAGCAGAGTTCTTTTCATGGcattccatttctgtttttcagtggtGGTTTCTGGTCGCCTCTAGCAGCAGGGAGACCCCAGAGCCCTGGGCGGAGTGCTTGACAGATCAGTGAAGGAGGATTTGCATTGTTTAAAACTTGTACTTGTCGGTATTAGGTACAAACACGTGTAGCAACTCACTGTGCCTTTTGCAGCGCTTGATTATCATCACTTGGTTCTGCCAGGCTTGGGACACTGTTTATGTAActgcagcttttgctgcttcctttgATCTATAAAAAGCTGTTGGAAAGATCAGTAAGTTACTGAGTCCTGGTGCTGAAGAGCCTCACGTTTGTGGGGCACGAGCGCTGTCTCCTCAGCTTTTAGTCATGCATGTCCTAACCCACACCAGAGCTGGGGAAACTCGCTTTACACGTGTGGAGTAACCCTAAACTGGAGCATGCCCTTGCAAGAGGAAGCTGCTTGGCACCAAGCAGCCACAGCTCAGCTTTTAGGCTTAGTCTCCTGTTACCGGTTCTTATGATGTTGGGAATAGAACTTGAGCTCAGTGCTACAAGGAAGAGTGAAATTGGTCCTGCAGCCCCAAAAGGTGCTAATGAAAGGGCTCCCTACACCTCAGTGTAGCTAGCGTATTCATGTAAAGAACGCTGGTGCGTTTCAGTATTAAACCCCTTTGCACAGGAGCGCTGGGATGTGTTCTACTGGTGAGATTCACACCTCACTGATGACTGTCTCTTTAGGTCCGACTAACAGCAAAGGGAACTCGAAGGTGCTCACCACCCTCCTGTGGCTCTGCGGGATGGAGCGCAAGCAGCAGAGCACCGAGAACACGGCACCAGCTAAACCCGAGCCGCTCCCCGTGGCTTCTCTAGAGGAGAAGCCGCTGGTGAAACACGCCCTCAACATCAACTTGCTCGTGTGCGTGTGCGCCGGGATCTTCCTCTGGGCTCACTTCGCATAGCACTTGGCCGTTCGACTCCAGATGGCACCGACTAATGTTAATTGgtgtaaataataataattagcaGAGGGTTAATGTAATTCTTAATGCTTCCTAAATGTTATTCCTTTATTTAAGAAGACAGACCTTCCTCCGTAGTCCTTTGCTTATTTCTAACAGGGGCTGGGCTGTGATAGCCGCTGAGTGCTCAGCACCATCACTGTCAGACCTGAACCTGCAACATGATGGGTATAAAGAGCCGGGGAAGGCAGAAAGAGGgttgtttggttatttttaatgttgaattATGCTGTTTGGGGTCAGAGCACTGCCTGGAACCGCGGAAGCCTGGATTCTCTATTTATGCTTCTATAACCAGCTACAATCGCTTGGTCCCCCTTTGGTTCAACACCTCTAAGAGGTAACATCTCCACGTGCCCAGAGGAGGTTGTTGTGCTCTGTtggggcagggagctgccaCCGGGGGCACATGGGGGATCTAAACCAGCCCAAACCCCGCGGCTTTGGGCACCCGCAGCCATTCTGCCCCCACTTCAGCCTGGACCAGCGACCACCCTCCTCCGAAGGCGCCTTCCCCgggggctgtgctgggtgatGCCCTGTCCGCATCCCCGGGCCGCTGTGTATAACGTTAATAAAGAGCGAGCGCTGCTCCCGCCCGCCCGGGGTGTGTGTGCGCGGGGCCGCGGTGGGGCTGCGGCGCCGCCCGAGGCCCGGGCCCAGCTCCGCGGCACGCCACGGCCATGGCGGAGGAGGCCGCGGGGCAGGCCCGGCCGGGCTCGCCGGAGCCGGCGCCGCTGGAGCGGCAGAACCTGCTGGCCctgcggcgggagcggcggAGCGGCGCCATGGAGGtggggaggcggcggggccggggctcccCGCCGGGGGCCGGGCGGTGCCAACCGGCCTCCGCTGCCCTGTGCTCCGCTCCCCGCAGGGCCGGTTCCCGCTCCACAGGCTCCTGGTGCTGGCCCGGCTGGGCGAGGGGGCGGCGGCGCCGGCGGTGGCAGGTGGGTGCCGGGGCCGCGGCCCTCACCCTCACCTCCCACAGCACACTCATCACCATGGAATGTCTTATAACACATTAAATACTGCACAGCTATAGCAAGGATCACCACAAGATCTTACGGTGCTGCATGTGCACCCGGTAACCCAATGGCAGTGTGGAGCAGTGGGAGGTGTGAGCCATGTAGTAGCCCATAAAGTAAGAAAGAACTGGTTTTTGAAACCAAATAAAGAGAATTGTCACTTGGGAACCCTGCCTAAGCAAAGGAAACGCAGCTATGAGAAACCCTGGGGCAGAGAGAGGTTTTATAAATAAAGCCTGATGCTATTTTGCAACCAGCTTTATGTATATAACCTCCTCAGGCAGCTGATGGGTGCCCAGTGTTTTATCTGACTAGAGATCATGAAGGCAATTTTAAACACCGATACCAACTAGTGCCAATGAGCAGAGGGAAGGACTCAGCTGCACACACCAGGCTTCCACAGAGCTCTACATTTGGGGTCTCCAGGAGATGCAGCTATACCAATAATGATGAAACTACATCTTTAAACAGATGCTAATGGGGATTTTAGATTTCAGCTACTGACACATTGCAGGTTTGGGCACAGTTTCAGGAGCTAACATGAATTGCAGTGGTGCTTATGTCAAGGAGAGAGTCCCATAGTGGCAATGCTTtcatgtttctatgattctgtctcTCCTGAACTATAAAAGCATAATCTGTGAATCCGTTGTCTGTggcagcagagagcacagaaCACACCCCAACACTAACACACTGAACTAGGGCTATAAACCACTTGACAAActtgccattttctcttttgaaacaAGGTTATCACAGAGAATTGTTTGAAAACGTGCTAGAAGACCACGGAGGAGAACCAGTCTCAGGTCTGCTGCTTCTCTACCCCAGCCGTGTTTTTCATGTAGTGGAGGTAAGTTACATGGATTCCCCACAGGACCAAGTAACCTTGATTCATCTTTGTACAAGTTTGGCTTCTAGATCCAGGTAACTACAGCTGTATACCTTATCTCTTATTCCATACATAGGCTTAAAGACCTGACTAATGCTGGGGTGGGCTCAGCGATCCCACCTTTGGGATTCACCCCAGCCAATGCTTCAGGTAACTGCCCCAGAACATGATCCTGATGGAATTAGATGACGTTTTGTCACAACAGGAACAACATGCGCTGTCCTCAATGCCTGTGACTCAAAGGGAAAGCCCATGTAAGGCAGCTGATGAACTGTTTTATATCCACAATGAGCTAGCAATGGGCAATTCCTTTGCAGGGTTGCAGTAGCACAATCCACCTCATCATCCAAGATTTAGCTTCCCTCCAAAGTCAAGGTCCTAGGTAAGTGTTTCACATTACCTTAGGTGGCACAAAATTGTAACAGAAGTGGTAGAATGCTTCCTTAACCTTAAGCTGAACATCAGCTCCGATCGTatcaagcttttcttctcccactgaATACCTGCTGACCACAGAGGAGCCGAGGTTCTCCCATCCCTTCCTGGATACAGCTGAGGGGCTGCCAGCAGGCTCCTGCCCAGCCGTCTGCACCAGAGCCCATCTTTGAGACACCAAGACTTCATCAACAGCCTTCGAAGGGTtcacaaaacaggaaaattccTTTCTTGGGAATCACTGTGCCATTTCTGGACCCTGCTTTGTAAACAGTTGTAGATTTATGTACTGGAATTCCAGAAATTATCTTTAGACTATTAGTCACTGCCCTCCAGCCTGCTATTTGCCCTTTCACAACACGACCGAACCACTCCCACAGAGTTCAGCCAATTCTTGGCTTTAGCTTAACCTGAGTGTTGCTCTAGGGCCCCGTATTAATTCCCCAAAATCCAGGTTTATGAAAGCTGCATCGTTTCCTCTGCTGTGAATGGAATTCCTATTAAAGCAAGCTACTGTCACGCTCCTGCATTTGCTTATGAAATCCCTACTGCtcttctgcttgtttcttcCCCTCACATCCACTCAAGACCCTTGCATGGACCCTCGGAGTAGAGTCAGGAAAGGTTTCTGCTGGCTGTGGTGGGAGGGATGCACCATGCTCTCTACATGTACCATCCCCCCGCACAGCCCTAGGAATGCAAACAACTCACTGCTTAGTTTATGGAACTTGACCGGCTGATAAGAAGTCCTTGCTGTACTTTCGGATGGAATTCACTCTCTTTCCCTGCAGTGCTTTACTCCAGGATATTAAAGTTTTAGTGGTGGCACATGACATCCCCACCAGACTGTTCCCAGACTGGTTAGTGGCAGTAGCGACATCTCCCATGACATGGCCATCAAGGACCATCCAGTCACAGTCGACAGCAGAGGTGGTTGCAGAGTGCCTTACCCTCGGGCTCAAGCTGGCAGCCTCCATTCACAGCTTTGAGGTAAGCTTCAGTTAACTGAGCTGTAAGGAATCCCCCTGGTTTAACCCCAAAATCCCCCCAAACCACACAAGCAAGCAGCCCCACTCGTCTTTCAAGCTGCATTTACAAGCACACACACCCGAGcagactggagcagcagtgtTACAGCATTACAGAACCTCATTATGTTATCCCACGTTTCTTTCTAGGCCTCTGTGGGGTTATTTCATGCAGCCATTTGATTAACTAATGAATTGCCCCAACACAGCCAAGTGAAAGTCACTCCCTCAGCATTACCTAGCATTGTCCCTGCCCACTGCTGGGCACTCGTAGGGCCAGAGGATCGAGCTGTGTTTGGCAAACAGGGAGTAACCCCAGCCCTGGTGCTTTGGGCAGATATCCTCAGCTTTAACGGTGTCATAGCCCTGTGCTCTTATTGTAACTGCATGGAATGTGCTGTTTGTTACCCAGGATGACAGCGAGGATGCGACTGAGAGCATACCCACTGTTGAACGTGAGCTGCTGATCCCAGCAGAGACAATTAACTACTTGTGTAAAGCTGAGGAGTGTACAAGTCCAGAAGATTTTCTGAGAACTTACTTAGGTCCTTCACAACCCACCCTGGACTCAGGTACCCTGTGGGCAGTTTGAGAGATAAACATCAAATTTAGTCACAGAACTAGAATTTGTGGCTCCTAACACTGAATTTTGAGTTACAAGAACTTGTTACCATGCTGGTGTAATGACAGAGGAAAGTAGGCCTACAGCCAGTAGTAGGGGTCATTTTCCCTCTTACAAGGTGTCTAAATAGGGAATAACAGGGCAGCCACCAGGATTCAAACTGGGGCATCAAGAAAATACTGACTGTAACAGCAGTGTGTCTTGTCGAGGCCTTtatgaaatgcagttttattttgtagtgAGGCCTGAGGTCTACATtaataatttcaataaaatgtATTATGGAATATTAAGGAATTTACAGGTTAAGTAAATTAATTCAAGTAGTTGTATGAATGTTACCTCAACTGACTggtttcctctccctctctcatCCACAGAAACGGTGTGGCCTGTTCCGTCTTACCTCTCCACATGATGCAGGCTGTATCCAGTGTTAGCCTCTGCAGCTGGACTCATTTCTGTTTAACATGAATCTATACATTAAAGAATAGATGCAAATTCATTCCCAGTTCCCAGTATGCTTCCAGGCCAGTCCTTAAAAGAACAAGACCTGGTGAGCTGCAAAGCCCAGGGAGTGACTGTGTCACCTGGAAGCGCTGTTACTCACAAACATGAATAAAGATGCCTTCAAGTTGACAAAAGACaatctttaattttataaatgttCACCCGAGTGAGGAACCCAAACAGCCGTTTCAAAGGTCTTTCCAAATCCAACCGTTTCCAAGGAAAGCACTAAACCCACTTCCACCCAACTGCATCCTGAAACAGTTGCGAGTTTCACATAAACAAAAGCAGGCTTGGTTAATACAAATAACTATGACATAAGTAGTAAGTACTGATCGTTAAGTAGCAATGAAATGATTAAAGATACAGTAAGTTTCCTTCTACAGTATGACAGTCCTTCAAGGCACTAAAATACATCCACAGTTTTGACCAGGCGACCGATAACCCGCGGTCACCACCAGCGCTCTGGCATTGTTTGgttcatgttttaaaaagaatctGCAGCAAATCAGTGAGGGAATGTCTCTTGCAAGGCAGCTCCTTGTAATGGCTAAGAACTAGAAATAAAAGTCTAACCGTGAcattaaaaagattatttccaTAATACATGCACTTTAAATAGCTAAcgttctgctgcttctggaattTCTGCCAATACCACCTGTATCAGCAGCAATTACGCTTCCTATGCACGTTTCTGCAGTAATTGATTCCTTCCATCCAGGATTCTGAAAACCATTGTTGAGACACAGATCATTAAACTTCTTCTGACTGGCTAAATCCCCGTCCCAGCTCTACACAGTCCTGCCATAGCGTCAAAAGAAGCTTTTCACCGTTGGGTTTTCCCACCAGGAGAGGAACCTGTATGAACTTGGGGAGTTTCCACTACAGAGCAGTGCTTTCTGTATCATTTTCAATATCGAGCACGAGGTGGTTGTGCGGCTCTTTGCTCTCTGTCTCCGGGAGAGGCTCTGAAGAAGGGGGTTGAAGTGGTTCTTGGGTACTGGGATTAGAGTCTGCACAAAAAACCAAGAGCAAGTTTAGCGGTCTGGCCAGTGACGTCTCGTCACTGCTGCATTGCTGGGGCATTTCCttaggaagaaaagggaaaggaaagatcAACAAAGGCTTTTCAAACAGAGGGCTggcacatgtgtgcacacacggACACAGAAAGGTTAAGCTAAACTCAAAAGCTCAGGAGTTGCTTCGCCTACACACCTTTTTTAGTCTGGTACATAATAAAAGATTCATTCTGAAGAATGGAAGGCAGAGAGTAGGATTTAGTACTGGGTTCCCTCCATGCCCCTTATGAGTGATACCTTACTCCAGATTTCCACATCAAAACACAAAGGTCCCTCAGCAAATAAATTTGGCACCTAAATCCTCAGCCACATAATCACCACCTAAAACCTTTAGAAGGAACAGGAATGTGTATTGTGTCAAAAGGAGGCACTGTcacaagaggaggaagaaagtaaTTAAACCCCTTTCCTGTGTGTAACAGGGAACACCATGTCCTTTGCCTCTTCTGACAGGAGGGAGAGGCACTGTGCTCTCCCTAACACCTAACAGCACCAGGTGTTACCCTTGATTTTCACTTAAAGCACCATTCAAAAGGTGTGCTCCAGCCTTACGTGCAGGCATTGAAGTTCTGCCTACCACGACTGAAGGATGAATCGGAAAAGGAGGTACAAAGGGTGAGGTGACACAGGGGAGGGAATTTGACACAATGGTGTAGCTACATCAAATACAAAATGAACCTCTCTATAAACATGGATTTCTAGACAGGATTTCCTGTGCATGGAATAAATACAATGTGAAACTGGCCAGTGAAAACATTAACAGCTTGTGCACATTCTAGTCTCCAACGCTTTTAGTACGTTAATGTGAGAGCGAGCATCAAACAGCCATTCCTGGTGCATGCCACGCTAACAGTAATGCAAGCAAGCAGTGTTACTGGGGATGGGTTAGTAGTGAGCATGAGCACACACGTGATGATTTGTGAATTAGCAACATTTGGGGCCAATCATATGCCTTTTCCTTACCATTTAATTTTCCAATACAGTTCCTACTGAATGCAGGTCAAACATCTagattatttaataaaatgtttgatTAGAATATTCTTCTCTAGGCCTTAATAACACCATAAATAGAATTTGAGCCATTACTAAAGTCCAACACATGGACAAAGGAATTCAACAGTATCGTACAAACAGTGCAGAATTCCTGTTCAGGTATTTCTGGCAACTTGATTTTGGCTTCCATTATTCCCATCTTTTTCAAGGTTAAAATTAAACCCAGCTATTTGATATTGTGAATTAGATAAGTCAGTCTATAGTAAGTGCTGGTATGTGCACGTGTAAATGTTAGAGCAGATACTCATGTAATATGCAGTGGTGTTAATTCAGAACAAATATTAATCCTCTAAATAAAGATCCATATGGAAAAGGTGTTGATCCTGCACTAATGTACTGCTGTAGGTAAGCCTGATATCACTACAACTGCTCCCCAAGGGGTTATTTTGCAAAACATACTCAATTTCCTAGGCTCCTTTATCAGCTTTGCTAGAGAATCTTTCATCAGCAGCTCTCCTGTGCAGGtctgcctgcacagcagcttttatgctgctgttttaCTGTACACAACTTACATGGCCAACTTGCTATGGTTTGCTCTTCGAAGGAGTGACAGTAAGTCTCTCCAGTTTTAACACTGTTGCTGTAAGTAGTTTTCTATATTCACCCAGACTGCAGCACAGTTGTGTGCCTCTGTCAGACCTCTAACTCAGCTGAAAGGGAATCAGGGCTACATCCTAACTGTGGACACAGCCTCAGTTGTGCCCATCACTCCCCACGGCACATCCTGGCCTTGTGGAACTTAAACTCCCCCTGCACACCAGCTGGGTGTTAGTCTGAAGGCAGCTATTTCTCCAGTTACACTGAGGGAACCCAACCCTGCTCATCTGCTGCCATTAAAGCAATTTCCTCAGCCAGACAAATTCCCAAATGAAAAGAGACACAGCCAACCTATGAAACATGACTTAGCAATTAAGGTTAAGTCCTTCCTTGAAGTTTGACTCATCAGCACAGTTGCCATTATAAATAAGTGCTGTAAAGAGCCAGACCCCAGCCGTATTTCTGAATTCGGCTGGGAAATAAATTGCCcataaattgcattttaaagataCTGACAAAAAGAACTTCAATCAGGAAAAGATCTATTTCAAAAGGCAAGCCCGCTTTTTAGTTGCTCAAGCAGCTCATTTACTGCCAGCTTCTCCAAATTTAAATAAACTACTTTCAGCTTGACTCTCAATCCTAATTTGTGTCCTTCCTGCAAGCACTCAAATCTTGACGTAACTCAGGAGCACAGCctcaactctttcagcctgtcatGCAGCTGGTACCTTAGAAAGGCAGCATCTCTAACCCATTGCAAATGAACATTAATGTGCTGTTTGGCAGCTGTGACTGAGCAGACTAGTGCTATTAGTGAGGCTGGAGCTGACAGGATGCAAACATGCCAGAAGGCAGATGCTGTCGGGTGCTCTTCTGCAAAAGGGTTTAGTCACATGAACATGTATTTTGCCAAATAAATTCCAAGTAGTTCAAAATAGCCGAAAACCTGAAGTGAAAGCTACATTAAACTGCAATCATAAACCACTGGATTGGAGGAAAACCCATTAACTTTGGTATTTGCCTGCACTGATGAGAATAAACCTGTTTTAAAAGGTCACTGCTTCACTTGTGGACTAGTACTTCTTGTGTGAAGTGTTACTCCTTTCATTATAGATATTTTTACAACTTAAGGAATACCTTAATGTTCACAGGACTACTAAAATTAGGCAGCTCAGGTCTTAAAATCTCTTCCAAACAGAATGATATGTGGTAATGAGGTAACACAGAGTTGACAGCACATATTCCAAAGCGCATATACAAAATAAAGCTACAAAGAAAAGTATTGCTGTGCAGGAGCATTTGAGCTTGTATTGCATGGTTCTGTAAGTACAAACCTTATTCGCAGTAACCAGCCCCACCTGTGAAGGCATCAGGGGGTAAAGCTGTTAGGCAACAGAATTTATACTTTGCATTCCAATACATTAGTCCTAGTCTAGAGAAGCTGCAGGGCCATTGGAAAGTTTAAACCATTATTAAATGTAAGGTGATTTAAAAGCATTAGTCTCCTACATTTATAATCTCTTCCTTTAGAATTTCCTATAATAAGCAGAAACTCAGCAGAACATGAGATCTACTTTTAACTGTCCtcagcagtttcatttttccccctACCAAGACTTAAATTAACATTAACCCTACCAAACCAGTAACTAAAAGCTTCATGAAGTTCCTGCGAGCAGAAGTTTCTCTTTGCGAATGTCTCACCAAAAGAaggctgcatttaaaatatgcagatCTATCTACAAATTAACCCAAGAGACACCATTTAGTGTATGTGATTCTTCTGGATGTCCAGCTTAAAGCACATCAGAAGACCTCGTCCTCACAAAGTAAAACATGTGCTGTGTTAGTATCTTGTCTATTAGAACATGTATCAGTGACCACTTTAGCCATTTCCTTATCTTCTGTATGTGCTATCCTTGTGTATCCTTGGCTacatcctctccctcctccaaatatttgcttttt
Encoded proteins:
- the TEX47 gene encoding testis-expressed protein 47, translated to MLGWAQRSHLWDSPQPMLQGCSSTIHLIIQDLASLQSQGPSALLQDIKVLVVAHDIPTRLFPDWLVAVATSPMTWPSRTIQSQSTAEVVAECLTLGLKLAASIHSFEDDSEDATESIPTVERELLIPAETINYLCKAEECTSPEDFLRTYLGPSQPTLDSETVWPVPSYLST